The segment TCTTTATTTCTACCTTTTGTTAATTAATTTTACTTAACCGTCCCCAATTGCTTTCCTTATATTTTCTAAAACTTTAAATTCAATGTTTAATTTCCAAGTTTCTTTTGAATTATTTCATTAATATACGGAGACTTATATTCCGTATCTAAAATATCCATAAATACTTCATCATACGAACATCCTGATATAAATTTTGCATCACGAAGTCTTCCAGCTTCTTTAAAACCAACTTTTTTGTAGCACTTTATTGCTTGTTTATTGAAAGAATACACTTTTAATGAAATACTGTGCAAATTCAAAATGCTAAATCCAAAATCCAGCAATAAATTCAAGGCCTCTTTACCATATTCCTTTCCCCAGTAATCTTTATTACCTATGAATATACCAACTTCTCCCCTTCTGTTTACTTGATCCAGTGATGGAAAACCACAATTTCCAATAACTTCATCCTTTTCTAAATCCACAATGGCAAAATTATATCCAGAAGAACTAAGTCTTTCTAAAGCTGATTTTTCACAATGAACATCTATAAGCTTAGACGCAAATACAAGCCCTGCTGCTACCTCCATATCATTTACCCATTTAGTGTATTTTTCATAATCCTCAATGTTAATCGTAGATAAATAACACTTTTTACCAACCATTTTTTTAAAATACATAGTAATTCCTCCTTTTTATAGCTTTAAACAAGCTTCTACTGCAAATTCTACTTAACCGTCCCCATAAATACGCTGGTTTTCACTTAACCGTCCCCAATTTTCTTACTTTAATCTTATAGAGATTTCCTTACTACAGGCATCCATACTGCACCATCCACCTACAGGGATAGTAGCTATTGGAGTTGCATGACCAAAATTTACATTGGCCATAACTGGTATACCTTTTAACTCTTTCTTTGATTTTATTATTTTAACAAGTTTTTCCTCAGTCATTGCTGTAGCCTTTTGAAACCTACCAATTATAATTCCCTTTACTCCATGAAAACCCGGCTGATGTATTGTAGATTGAAGATCTCTATCAAAAATTTCAGGACTTACAAGTTCATCATCTTCAATAAATAAAATAGAATTTTCTAAAGAAGGCATATACTCTGTGCCCTGAAGAAGATTCATTGTACATAAATTGCCTCCAATTAAAGTTCCTTCTGCTTTTCCTTTATTTATACAAATATATCCCTTGTTTTCTATAAACTCTCTATCTTCCTGATTTTTATACCAAGGATCATCGCTCCAATATTCCGAAGGTTTTATATCTATATTAAAATCTTTATTCTCATTTACTTCACCTTCTACATTAAACAACGTCTTTAAAAAATACTTTTTAGTATATTCATTGCCTTTTTTCATGCCAAAAGATGAAAAATGAGGTCCGTAAAAGGTATTTAAGCCTGTTTTTTTATATATAGCAAGACATAAAGCAGTTATATCTGAATATCCACAAAATATTTTAGGATTATTTTTTATTATTTCAAAATCTATATATCTTAATAGCTGATTTGAATTGTAACCGCCTAAAGTTGTTATTACTGCTTTTACATTCTTATCTAGAAAAGCCTCATGGATATCTTGAACCCTTGACTCTATGCTAGAAGAGAAAAATTCATCACATTCCTCTACATATTTTGAAAAAGTCACCTTAAGTCCCATTTTTGAAAAATTATTAATTGCACCTTCTCTTACATCCTTAGATACTATTTTCATACTTCTAGAAGGTGATATAACTCTTATCTCATCTCCCATATTTAGCTTTTTAAAATCCATAAAATCCCCCTCCTTATTAAATCTAATATGCCAAAATTCACTTAACCGTCCCCATAACGTCTCCCCCTAATACGCTGGTTTTCACTTAACCGTCCCCATAACTTAAACATAAATTAAATATAAAAAAACCCACAAAGCCACTATAAATAGTGACTCCGCAGGTTTTATTTCATATCTACGTGTAGGATCTCTCCCTGTACCGCTCATTTTACTTAGGCACACTCACTTAATTGGAAATATATTACCATGATATATTGAAATTGTCAATAATAAATTTTTTATAATTAGAAAGCATTCTCACCAAATCTATTTTCACCTTGGTATCTAACATTTGCTGAAAGTGCCATATAAATTAAATATACCCATTCAAAGAAAGGAATTATTATACAAAGAACTATGAATATTGTATCTGTTTTAAATCTCTTATAGAAATCAACCTTCCATATGATATTTAAAACAATTAAAATGATAGCTCCAATTAAAGGTATAATAGCTAAAAAATATAGCAATATATTAAGTGCACTTTTATCTATAATGTGAAAGAAAATTATAAACTGTAAAAATGGTATAAATGAAAGCCAAGAATTTTTAACCTTTGCCTTTTCAGCTAATTTGTAAAAGGAGAAAGCTTGAAAAAAATAGCTAATAATTGCCATAATCTGTATAAAGTTAGAATAATCATTGCCAAGTAAATCAAAGTAGTTTCCCATATTAATCCCCCCAGATTAAAATTACATTCCATATATATGAAAATTTTTATAACATAATTCTTTATTTAAAATTTTTCTTTAGTATTTATTTAATATTTACTATACTTATACATATTTTCAATATTGTAATTTGTATTATTATTGAAACTATACATTATATTTTTATGTATTTCAAATTAATACAATTTGAAATTAAATTAAAATTTTATAATTAATTTACTAACTTTAAACCAGCTTAGATTTACTATGTTAAAATCTTTACTCAGAAATCCCCTTTAAATAATATAATTCAATTTTATTAAATTCACAGGTTATGCTATTTTGTTTTAGCTTTGCTTTTAATTCTTTAGCAAATTCTAAAACAGACTCCTTCCACAAATCTAAATCGCGTGCATACTCTCTACTAGCTATACCAGTTATGTTTATAGTATCCTCTCCAGATTTAGGACAACCTAACTCCACTTTATATATTGTCTTACTAACATTTATAACTGCTGATAAATAAACTCCATTTTTCTTATAAATATCCTTAGAAATTCTTTGAATTAATTCTCCTAAATAGTTCAGATCCATTGAATTTTCATTGCTATGAAAATACCCTTCATTAGTACCTGTCACTATAGTAAATTTTAAAGTATCCATAAAATTTAATCCCCCATTTGTTTGCGCTTTTGCCTTTAAGTCTTTATCGCACTTAATATCCTTTAAATTAAAAGTATAACTTATGTAAATATAAATATACCTTTGTTTTTTTCAATGTTATATTATCAATTACAGCTTATATTCTCTGCAATAAAAAAAGTCTTATTCAAAACTTTATAACTCCACTCTTCACTTCCTATAATTGAAAATTTATAACTTATGAAATTATATTAATAACTATAAATTCTTATTTATACAAAAAGGAATTATATATAAAATACAAAATATTATATGCAGGCATTAAATAATTATAAAATTAGTATTTATAGAGGATTTTATCAAAAGGCAGGTGTTTACCAAAATTTATATTTAAAATAATTAATATGATAATTAAATAACAAATCTATAGAAATTGGGGTTATATTTATGGATATTATAAAAATTAATAATGCAACAAAGTATTATTTAATTAAAAAGAATAAATTTTATGCCAATAATAATATAAGTTTTAACATAAAACAAGGAGATATAGTTGGTTTTCTTGGAAAAAATGGAGCAGGCAAAACTACTTTGATAAAAAGTATATGTAATTTAATTAAATTGGATTCTGGTTCAATTAGTATAAAAAATAAGGAAATAAATAAAAACCCAAAAGTAGTACATGATAATATAGGTGTAGTGCTTGAAGGTGCTCGTAATCTATATAATTTTCTAACAGTTGATTATAATTTAAGATATTTTTCCTATTTAAACAAAATAAAGGACTCGCAATTAGAACTTAGAATAAAAAATTTACTTGAAATGTTTGAATT is part of the Haloimpatiens sp. FM7315 genome and harbors:
- a CDS encoding DUF5684 domain-containing protein, yielding MGNYFDLLGNDYSNFIQIMAIISYFFQAFSFYKLAEKAKVKNSWLSFIPFLQFIIFFHIIDKSALNILLYFLAIIPLIGAIILIVLNIIWKVDFYKRFKTDTIFIVLCIIIPFFEWVYLIYMALSANVRYQGENRFGENAF
- a CDS encoding S66 peptidase family protein, producing the protein MDFKKLNMGDEIRVISPSRSMKIVSKDVREGAINNFSKMGLKVTFSKYVEECDEFFSSSIESRVQDIHEAFLDKNVKAVITTLGGYNSNQLLRYIDFEIIKNNPKIFCGYSDITALCLAIYKKTGLNTFYGPHFSSFGMKKGNEYTKKYFLKTLFNVEGEVNENKDFNIDIKPSEYWSDDPWYKNQEDREFIENKGYICINKGKAEGTLIGGNLCTMNLLQGTEYMPSLENSILFIEDDELVSPEIFDRDLQSTIHQPGFHGVKGIIIGRFQKATAMTEEKLVKIIKSKKELKGIPVMANVNFGHATPIATIPVGGWCSMDACSKEISIRLK
- a CDS encoding GNAT family N-acetyltransferase → MYFKKMVGKKCYLSTINIEDYEKYTKWVNDMEVAAGLVFASKLIDVHCEKSALERLSSSGYNFAIVDLEKDEVIGNCGFPSLDQVNRRGEVGIFIGNKDYWGKEYGKEALNLLLDFGFSILNLHSISLKVYSFNKQAIKCYKKVGFKEAGRLRDAKFISGCSYDEVFMDILDTEYKSPYINEIIQKKLGN